CTACCGTTGATGAATTTGATCGCATGTTTGATCAGTAATTCCTTTTCTTCTGCAGTAATAGTACTGGCTTCGCCAAGTGAACCTCCAATGATCACACCATGCACGCCTGCGTCAAGTTGTGCCTGTAGATTCTTTTCAAACATTTGCAGATCAACTTCATCGTTAGCGGTAAACGGTGTAAGTAAAGCGGGAAATACTCCTTTCCATTCAAATGACATAGTATAAAATTTTAAACGAAAGTAACCGATGCCTGAATGAAAACAGAGGCGGTTCTTAACGGATTCTTTACCGATATTAACCCTATATACCTGTATTTTTACAATAAAGGCTAATATTTGCTAAAAATGAAGATTGTACAGTTTACCATACCTGTGGCAGGTGACAGTTCCATTGTGGTGCAGCACGAAGTGTTGCCGCAGTTTTATGTACACCTTCATAGGCACCAGGAAATTCAGATCACCTGGATAAAAGAAGGAACAGGCACATTGATCGCCGGTAATTACATGCAGCCATTCTTACCCGGTGATATTTATATACTCGGTGCCAATCAGCCACATCTTTTTAAAAGCGATCCTGTTTACTTTGATAAACGCAAGAAGAAAAAAGTAGAAGCACTGTCACTTTTCTTTAATCCTGCACAATTTTATGAAACAGTACTTGCATTACCGGAAACAAAACCGATCCGTCGATTCATTGAACAGACAAACTCCGGGTTAAAAATTTCTGCTGCAACAAGCAAAAAGATTTCTGTTGAAATGCAGCATGTGCAACAGGCAAAACAAGCTTACCGACTTTCGTATTTTATTCAGCTGTTGCAAACACTCAGCAACAGCAAAGGAAATCGGGTTCTTTCATCGGCATCAACTATTTACAGCATTTCTGATACTGAAGGTTTGCGTATGAATGATGTGTATCGTTATACCATGGAACATTATACCGAGCACATAAGTCTTGAACAGATCGCTGCCGTGGCACACTTAACGGTGCAGGCATTTTGTCGCTACTTTAAAAAACACACCCGCAAAACCTATATCAGTTTCCTGAACGAAATACGCATTAACGAAGCCTGCAAAAAAATGACGATCAATGCAGAAGTTGCTATTTCTTCAGTTGCATATGAATGTGGCTTCAGCAGTGCGGTAAGTTTTAACCGGGTGTTTAAGCAGGTAACCGGCGTTTCGCCTTCCCGTTATTTAGCCGATTACCGGGAGCAGGTAAACTGACGGGCTTTTCTTATATTTGAATACGATTGTTTGCACATGGAAACCTACGGTAAAATTTTACTCATTGCCATGCCGGCTTTTTTATTGCTGGTAATTGCTGAAGCCTATTATGGTGTTTGGAAAGGAAAACAAACTGTCCGCAACCTTGATATGATCTCCAGTCTCAGCAGCGGCATTACAAATGTTACAAAAGATGTATTGGGTTTAAGTATTGCCATTATCGGTTATGGTTGGCTGGCTGATAAATTAGCCATTGTGCATATTGAGAATACAATCCTCACTTACATCATCGCATTTATGGCGCTCGATTTTGCGGGCTATTGGGTGCATCGCCTCGATCATGAATATAATTTTTTCTGGAACGCTCATATCATTCATCACAGCAGTGAAGATTTTAATCTGGCCTGTGCATTACGACAAAGCATTTCTGTTGTATTCCGTCTCTTCACTATCTTTTTATTACCGGCAGCGTTGCTGGGTGTACCAACAATGGTGATCGCTGTTGTTGCTCCTCTTCATTTGTTCGCACAGTTCTGGTATCATACACAACATATCAATAAGATGGGATTTTTGGAGAAGATCATTGTTACTCCTTCACACCATCGTGTTCATCATGCCATCAATCCCGAATATTTAGATAAGAACTATGGACAGATCTTTATTTTCTGGGATAAATGGTTTGGTACTTTCCAGGAAGAACTGCCTGATAAAAAGCCTGTTTACGGTATTACAAGACCGGTGCAAACATGGAACCCCATCAAAATAAATTTCATGCACCTCGGTTTATTGATCAAAGATGCATGGCTCACAAAAAGCTGGAACGATAAATTCCGCATCTGGATGATGCCAACCGGTTGGCGGCCTGCAGATGTTGCGGAGAAATATCCTGTGCATAAGATCAACGACGTTTATAACATGCAGAAGTATGATACCAAAGCTTCACCTTCATTACATGTGTGGAGTTGGGTGCAGATAACTATGACATTATTGTTTATCAGTTATCTCTTTGGCAATATTGCCTCCATCAACGCATTGAACGCTTATTATATTTATATCTACGGCCTGTTCATCTTCCTGGGCGTATATGCTTATACTGATCTGATGGATCGTAATAAATATGCAATTATTTGGGAAGTAATCAAGAACAGCTTAGGCATCGCAATTATTGTACAAACCGGAGATTGGTTTGGTGCAGCCTCACTTAGTCCTGTTATTAAATATGTCATTGCCGCTTACTTTTTACTTTCTACAATGGTTACGCTGTGGTTTGTGATGAAGCATGCAAAGGAAGATCAGCAGGTGATGCTGGTGGCGTGAGTTTTTTTGATACGCTATCGCTTCCACTCATCCTTCTTTTCCTCCTTTCATCTCTTCGCCAATAAATTCCTGTCCCGGCCGTGCAACAAAATCAATGACCTTTATACTTTCTATTATAAAAACCATTGAACCTGTCAACAATCATCCCATCAGCAGACTTATTGGTGCAGCAATGCCTCAACGGAGAAGCTTCGGCATACAGGGCCCTGTATGACCGTTACTCAAAGGCCATGTACAATACAGCGCTGCGGATCTTAAACAGAACGGACGATGCAGAAGATATTCTGCAGGAAGCATTCACCGATGCATTTCAGCAACTCCGTTCGTTTGAAGGCAGATCAACATTCGGTGCATGGTTACGACAGATCGTGGTGTATAAAAGCATTGCACATCTCAAAAAACAAAAACTGCATGTGAATGGGTTGGAAACTGATGCAGAAAATATTGCAGATGAAACGGTGCTGGAAGAAGATGAAGTGTGGTACACGGTTGACAGTATTAAACAAGCCATGCAAAAATTACCAGATGGTTACCGCACTGTATTAACGCTTCATTTGATTGAAGGTTTCGAACAGGAAGAAGTAGCGGAGATGATGAAGGTGGCACATTCAACTGTTCGCACACAATACATGCGGGCAAAACAAAAATTATTACAGCTGTTAAAACAAGAAGTATATGAGCAGTAACCTGGAAAAATTTGTGAACAGAAATCGAAGTGAATTTGATACCGAGCACCCGGGTGCCGATGTATGGAGCAAGATCGAAAAAACACTTCCTATCAAAAAAGAAGCAAAGGTTTTTTCGCTGAAAGACATTTATAAGTTCTCCGCAGCGGCCGCTGTAGTATGCATTGTGTTAACCTCGGTTTACTTTCTTTACATCCGTCAGCAGAAGAATGAATTAACGGTTCGAACTGAAACAAAGACAAATGCTTCAGAGTTAAATGGCATTGCTCCGGAGTATGTGGCTGAAGCGAAGCAGGTTTTTAATGCTATTGAAACACGCCAGGAAGAATTGAAAGAAGCAACAGCTGATAATCCTGAATTGTACAAACAGTTTTTAGATGATCTGCAATTACTCGACAGTACTTATAACATGCTGCAAAAACAAGCAGCTCATACGCCCAATAAAGATGTGATCATGAAAGCAATGCTACAGAATCTGCAACTGCAGGCAGAACTGTTGTATCGCCAGCTGATGATCACCAACGACATCAAGAAACAAACAAAACAAAACAATGGATTACCGAATGGTTAACACCATTCAACTGATTCACTTTACATCATTAAAAAAGTATGAACATGAACTTATCATTCAAAACCATTCTTGGTATGGCCCTGCTGTTTATTACAGTGCAGGCAACAGCTCAGCAAAAAGAAGAAAAGACGGAGAAAAAACGGTACGAGCATTTTAAGGAACGTACTATTTCTAAAACCTACTCAGCTTCCGGTAACACCCTGAATATCGATAACAGTTTCGGCAACGTAACTGTTACTACCTGGGACCGTAATGAAATCAAAGTAGACATTCACATTGAAGCAAGTTCAACCGAAAAAGAACTAGCTGAAAAAATGTTCGAGAATATCGATGTTACTGAAAGCAAAGATGGCAATGAAATAAAATTCAAAACCACCACGAGTAAAAACAAGAGTAACAATAATAATTACAATTGTAAGAATTGTAAAAGCAGTATGAGTATCAATTATACTGTGCAGATACCTTCAAACAATACATTGAAAATTGAAAACTCTTTTGGGGCTATCAAATTACCCGACTACAACGGCAGTGTTTCACTCAGCAGTAAGTTTGGTTCATTAACTGCAGGCAACCTGCCTAAAACAGAAAAACTGGTGGTTGAGTTTGGTAAAGCAACTTTGAAAAATGTAAACAACTCAACTTCTACATTTAAATTTTCAACTGTAACAATTGAAAATCTTACAGGCAGTAACAAGATCAATATGGAGTTTTGCAGCAGTAGCCGCATTAACATAGATAATGATCTTACTTCGCTTACATTGAACGAATCTTACAGTACCGTCAACCTACGTCCTGCTTCAAATTTTTCTGCTACTTACAACATCAAAACAAGTTTTGGTTCAGTAACAGACCGCAGCAATGCAAATATTAAACGTACTGATTCACCTGATAAATATGGTCCTGATTCAAATCGTAATTATGAAGGAAAATCAGGTTCCGGTTCTTCAAAAATAGAAGTGAAATCAAGCTTTGGCCGCATCATCATTGGTGAAGCAACCGCAGAAGATCTGAAAGAAAAGAAAAAAGAAAAAACAAAAACGAAAGAAGTTATCTAATAAAACCTTTTTCTCATGTTGATTATACTTCCCTTTTGATTCTTCAAAGGGGAACTTTTCAAACAGCTGCTTGCTGTAGTAAGCTGTAATAGTTTAAAAAAGACAGCTAACCTTATCATCGCTCCCCGCTTGCTTGCGCAAACGGGGATTTTTTATTCCATTAACCGCTGACTCAAACGCAACTGCCGCAAACTAACCGGTATACCAGCTATTGATTTTTGGCCATCTACTTTAGCAGTACCAAAAAATTAAACCAAAAATCAAAGACATGAAACAAACACTTTTTCTTGCCAGTTTTATTTTACTGGTAATTGCCTGCCAAAAAAAAGAACAGGGCATTAACAGTAATCAACCAAAA
The DNA window shown above is from Lacibacter sp. H375 and carries:
- a CDS encoding AraC family transcriptional regulator; translation: MKIVQFTIPVAGDSSIVVQHEVLPQFYVHLHRHQEIQITWIKEGTGTLIAGNYMQPFLPGDIYILGANQPHLFKSDPVYFDKRKKKKVEALSLFFNPAQFYETVLALPETKPIRRFIEQTNSGLKISAATSKKISVEMQHVQQAKQAYRLSYFIQLLQTLSNSKGNRVLSSASTIYSISDTEGLRMNDVYRYTMEHYTEHISLEQIAAVAHLTVQAFCRYFKKHTRKTYISFLNEIRINEACKKMTINAEVAISSVAYECGFSSAVSFNRVFKQVTGVSPSRYLADYREQVN
- a CDS encoding sterol desaturase family protein, which produces METYGKILLIAMPAFLLLVIAEAYYGVWKGKQTVRNLDMISSLSSGITNVTKDVLGLSIAIIGYGWLADKLAIVHIENTILTYIIAFMALDFAGYWVHRLDHEYNFFWNAHIIHHSSEDFNLACALRQSISVVFRLFTIFLLPAALLGVPTMVIAVVAPLHLFAQFWYHTQHINKMGFLEKIIVTPSHHRVHHAINPEYLDKNYGQIFIFWDKWFGTFQEELPDKKPVYGITRPVQTWNPIKINFMHLGLLIKDAWLTKSWNDKFRIWMMPTGWRPADVAEKYPVHKINDVYNMQKYDTKASPSLHVWSWVQITMTLLFISYLFGNIASINALNAYYIYIYGLFIFLGVYAYTDLMDRNKYAIIWEVIKNSLGIAIIVQTGDWFGAASLSPVIKYVIAAYFLLSTMVTLWFVMKHAKEDQQVMLVA
- a CDS encoding RNA polymerase sigma factor, with translation MNLSTIIPSADLLVQQCLNGEASAYRALYDRYSKAMYNTALRILNRTDDAEDILQEAFTDAFQQLRSFEGRSTFGAWLRQIVVYKSIAHLKKQKLHVNGLETDAENIADETVLEEDEVWYTVDSIKQAMQKLPDGYRTVLTLHLIEGFEQEEVAEMMKVAHSTVRTQYMRAKQKLLQLLKQEVYEQ